One Spirochaeta africana DSM 8902 genomic window carries:
- the mutS gene encoding DNA mismatch repair protein MutS, whose product MSADTPMMQQYRRIKDQQRDAILFFRLGDFYEMFFHDAKEAAAVLGLTLTQRNGVPMCGVPYHAANTYIPRLLRAGKKIAICEQTQLPAAGSKLATREVTQVISPGIITEQDFLDSNRDNYLVAVCRQATELCMAWIDISTGRFELHSYPWEQAVPGLRQELARLAPRELIVQESLLETPVGEVLRSSRDVVVNRYPDWLFSVEESYRRLTDYFGTTNLRGFGLDENDPGLAPAGIVLEYIQENAGSRLSHVNSIGKLRDGDFVPLDEATQRNLELVENLQDGGTEFTLFRVLNYTETAMGARALARWLKQPLRRIDPICDRQQRVAQLYHHQTTLSEIRECIAGARDLERLGSKIGMGRCNPREMEAVGATLAVVLQLQDLLARQPELLPVFPVARESGEAARKLHALIAHAIADNPPTTPGDGGCIRTGFDAEVDRLRQLHDNSGEILQDYIRKLQQETGIPSLKVKYNRILGHFIEVTRTHRDKVPESFIPRQSLTQSDRFTTTELNRIESSLNSAEQNLIDRELEVYADVRSQVEDELAELQRIAALLGELDALQSLAQAATIHGYVQPRLDSSRKLSISGGRHPVVEQHLPPGDFVPNSVELSEPRFALITGPNMAGKSTYLRQAALIVLMAQIGSFVPANDAHIGVVDNLFCRVGARDNLARGESTFLVEMSETAHILRTSSDRSLIIMDEVGRGTSSTDGQAIAHAVCDYILNHIRARTLFATHYHQLSMIEHPDFTNLSLSVVENGSDIVFLREIQDGPSNHSYGIQAARLAGVPKAIIAAAEQFLLQMEPENQGELPRMVSPADPAAVPAAAPPDSLFSVETEAADMLRNTDPDSITPLQALQLVAQLREKLLSG is encoded by the coding sequence TTGTCCGCTGATACCCCGATGATGCAGCAGTATCGGCGGATCAAGGATCAGCAGCGCGATGCGATACTCTTTTTTCGCCTGGGAGACTTCTACGAGATGTTCTTCCACGATGCCAAAGAGGCCGCCGCGGTGCTGGGCCTTACCCTGACGCAGCGCAATGGTGTGCCGATGTGCGGGGTGCCGTATCATGCTGCCAACACCTACATCCCGCGCCTGCTCAGGGCCGGCAAAAAGATTGCAATCTGTGAACAGACACAGCTGCCTGCTGCCGGCAGTAAACTGGCGACCCGGGAGGTAACCCAGGTAATCTCGCCGGGAATCATAACCGAACAGGATTTTCTGGACTCCAACCGTGACAATTACCTTGTTGCGGTGTGTCGCCAGGCCACAGAGCTGTGCATGGCCTGGATAGACATCTCGACCGGGCGTTTCGAACTGCACTCGTATCCGTGGGAACAGGCCGTGCCTGGTCTCCGGCAGGAGCTTGCCAGGCTGGCACCGCGGGAGCTGATTGTCCAGGAAAGCCTGCTGGAAACACCGGTAGGCGAGGTACTGCGCAGCAGTCGGGATGTGGTGGTGAACCGCTATCCGGACTGGCTGTTCTCGGTGGAGGAAAGCTACCGACGTCTTACCGACTACTTCGGCACTACTAACCTTCGCGGCTTTGGCCTGGATGAGAATGACCCGGGGCTGGCGCCAGCAGGGATCGTGCTTGAGTATATCCAGGAAAACGCTGGTTCACGTCTGTCCCATGTGAACAGCATCGGTAAACTCCGTGACGGTGATTTTGTGCCGCTGGATGAGGCTACTCAGCGCAACCTCGAGCTGGTGGAGAACCTCCAGGATGGCGGTACCGAGTTCACCTTGTTTCGGGTTTTGAACTACACCGAAACCGCCATGGGTGCGCGTGCGCTCGCTCGCTGGCTGAAACAGCCGTTGCGGCGAATCGACCCCATCTGCGATCGACAGCAGCGGGTTGCACAGCTGTATCACCATCAGACAACCCTCAGTGAGATCCGCGAATGCATTGCCGGGGCCCGGGATCTGGAACGCCTCGGTTCCAAAATCGGCATGGGGCGCTGCAACCCCCGCGAGATGGAGGCGGTCGGGGCCACCCTGGCGGTGGTTCTGCAGCTGCAGGATCTGCTGGCGCGACAGCCGGAACTGCTGCCGGTGTTCCCCGTGGCCAGGGAGTCCGGAGAGGCGGCCCGCAAGCTGCATGCCCTGATTGCTCACGCAATTGCTGATAATCCACCGACGACGCCAGGCGATGGGGGCTGTATTCGTACCGGGTTCGATGCCGAAGTGGACCGCCTGCGACAGCTCCATGACAATAGCGGAGAGATCCTGCAGGACTATATCCGCAAGCTGCAGCAGGAGACCGGCATACCCAGCCTCAAGGTGAAATACAACCGGATTCTCGGACATTTCATCGAGGTCACTCGTACCCATCGCGACAAGGTTCCGGAGAGCTTCATCCCCCGGCAGTCCCTTACCCAGAGCGATCGCTTCACCACCACCGAATTGAACCGGATCGAGTCCTCGCTCAACTCTGCGGAGCAGAACCTTATCGACCGTGAGCTGGAGGTTTATGCCGATGTGCGCAGCCAGGTAGAGGATGAGCTTGCCGAGCTGCAACGTATAGCCGCATTGCTCGGCGAACTGGATGCCCTGCAGTCGCTGGCCCAGGCTGCTACTATACACGGCTATGTACAGCCCCGGCTCGACAGCTCCCGGAAGCTGAGTATCAGCGGCGGACGGCATCCGGTCGTTGAACAGCATTTGCCTCCCGGTGATTTTGTCCCCAACAGCGTGGAGCTTTCTGAACCGCGGTTTGCCCTGATTACCGGTCCCAACATGGCCGGAAAATCAACCTATCTGCGACAGGCGGCCTTGATCGTGTTGATGGCCCAGATCGGGTCATTTGTTCCGGCGAACGACGCGCATATCGGGGTAGTCGATAATCTGTTCTGTCGTGTCGGCGCCCGCGATAATCTTGCGCGCGGCGAATCGACCTTTCTCGTCGAGATGAGCGAGACAGCCCATATCCTGCGAACCAGCAGCGATCGCAGTCTGATAATAATGGATGAGGTCGGGCGCGGGACCAGCTCCACCGATGGGCAGGCGATCGCCCACGCCGTGTGCGACTACATCCTGAATCACATCCGTGCCCGTACCTTGTTCGCAACCCATTATCATCAACTGTCCATGATTGAGCATCCGGACTTCACCAATCTGTCGTTGTCGGTGGTGGAGAACGGCAGCGATATCGTCTTTCTGCGGGAAATCCAGGATGGCCCGAGTAATCACAGCTACGGTATCCAGGCAGCGCGACTTGCCGGTGTTCCCAAGGCAATCATCGCTGCCGCCGAACAGTTTCTGCTGCAGATGGAGCCGGAAAATCAGGGCGAGCTGCCGCGGATGGTATCGCCGGCCGATCCGGCTGCCGTGCCGGCTGCAGCGCCACCGGATTCGCTGTTCTCGGTAGAAACCGAGGCGGCCGATATGCTTCGCAACACCGATCCTGACAGTATTACGCCGCTGCAGGCACTGCAGCTGGTGGCGCAATTACGGGAAAAACTGCTCTCCGGATAA
- a CDS encoding OmpH family outer membrane protein, whose translation MNKIRTIGLLGVFLLAVSMPAAAEQLTTVAILDVSRVYSSFLRDSQAVRNLERAAEEARTEIRRHEQELVQLREQRVEARDNDNNRRVLELDEEIQEKQQFIEELRRVRSSQLERQQRDLMSSDAFLNEIQQAVRFVSESQGYTVVLNAADPNLQWWASEVDITDRVIERLRQTRR comes from the coding sequence AATAAAATACGAACAATCGGGCTTCTTGGTGTATTTCTGCTCGCGGTGAGCATGCCGGCCGCCGCCGAGCAGCTGACCACCGTAGCTATACTGGATGTCAGTCGGGTGTACAGCTCCTTTTTGCGCGACTCGCAGGCGGTGCGAAATCTGGAGCGGGCTGCCGAGGAGGCACGCACCGAGATCCGTCGTCATGAACAGGAGCTGGTACAGCTGCGTGAACAGCGGGTAGAAGCCCGTGATAACGACAATAATCGCCGTGTACTGGAGCTTGACGAGGAGATCCAGGAGAAGCAGCAGTTCATCGAGGAGCTGCGGCGGGTACGCTCCAGTCAATTGGAGCGACAGCAGCGCGATCTGATGAGTTCAGACGCCTTTCTGAACGAGATCCAGCAGGCAGTCCGCTTTGTGTCGGAATCGCAGGGGTATACCGTGGTTCTGAATGCTGCCGACCCCAATCTGCAGTGGTGGGCCAGTGAGGTGGACATCACCGACCGGGTGATCGAGCGGCTGCGACAGACCCGGAGGTAG
- the rimP gene encoding ribosome maturation factor RimP, with protein MVNPKEQELLEELSPIVEGLGITIVDLSFAIAKGRRHLVLILYRSEGLGHKDLEQVHRTVQARMEMLDPHGHELSLEISTPGIDRNLKNDREYAIFIGKGIRILPVDDSEWIRGVLVAADEETITIEQESDTHRISRAMIRKAKLDSQQDRR; from the coding sequence ATGGTGAACCCGAAGGAACAGGAATTACTGGAGGAACTCAGTCCGATTGTCGAGGGGCTTGGCATCACGATTGTCGATCTTTCGTTTGCCATTGCCAAGGGACGTCGTCACCTTGTGCTGATTCTCTATCGATCCGAGGGTCTCGGGCACAAGGATCTTGAACAGGTTCATCGTACCGTGCAGGCCCGCATGGAGATGCTCGACCCGCATGGTCATGAGCTGAGCCTTGAGATCTCCACACCCGGGATTGACCGGAATCTCAAAAACGATCGTGAGTATGCAATCTTTATCGGTAAAGGGATCCGCATTCTGCCGGTAGACGACAGCGAATGGATCCGCGGTGTGCTGGTTGCCGCCGATGAAGAGACAATTACCATTGAACAGGAATCCGACACACACAGAATTTCCCGCGCGATGATTCGCAAGGCGAAACTTGATTCGCAGCAGGACAGGAGGTAA
- a CDS encoding ComF family protein: protein MLSTAGGLCGGCFCKLLTESAFSLHGKLISRLHEAAGSCRRCGSPLLAEKHDCMCCRDHKLAVPVYGFGHYSGALRRAVLLWKKRNNRDMTSQLMLLLLWMIPTELYGLPVVHIPCHPRNRRLRGWDPVEHLSTQLAQRIGSRHIPLLGRSRRSRVQKSLNEKQRLENADNMFYLDSRMPVPLHLLLIDDVRTTGASLNAAHRLLLAGGAETVHIFYLAQD, encoded by the coding sequence ATGCTGTCGACAGCAGGCGGCCTCTGCGGTGGCTGCTTCTGCAAGCTGCTGACAGAGAGCGCGTTCTCACTGCATGGCAAGCTGATATCCCGGCTGCATGAAGCTGCCGGATCCTGCCGTCGGTGCGGTTCCCCGTTACTGGCAGAGAAGCATGACTGTATGTGCTGCCGCGATCATAAGCTGGCGGTACCGGTATACGGTTTCGGCCACTACAGCGGGGCATTGCGGCGGGCGGTGCTGCTCTGGAAAAAGCGCAACAACAGGGATATGACCAGCCAGCTTATGCTGCTGCTCCTGTGGATGATCCCGACGGAGCTGTATGGACTGCCGGTGGTGCATATCCCTTGTCATCCCCGCAATCGTCGTCTGCGGGGATGGGATCCGGTTGAACACTTGAGCACACAGTTGGCGCAGCGTATCGGGTCGAGGCACATCCCCCTGCTCGGAAGATCTCGGCGTTCGCGTGTGCAGAAATCACTGAATGAAAAGCAGCGCCTGGAAAATGCCGACAACATGTTTTATCTGGACAGCAGGATGCCAGTGCCCCTGCATCTGCTGCTGATTGACGATGTCCGCACGACTGGTGCATCCCTGAATGCTGCACACCGGTTGTTGCTGGCTGGCGGGGCTGAAACGGTACATATATTTTACCTGGCACAGGATTGA